The following coding sequences are from one Onychomys torridus chromosome 14, mOncTor1.1, whole genome shotgun sequence window:
- the Cdkl1 gene encoding cyclin-dependent kinase-like 1 isoform X1, producing MEKYEKIGKIGEGSYGVVFKCRNRDTGQIVAIKRFLETEDDPVIKKIALREIRMLKQLKHPNLVNLLEVFRRKRRLHLVFEYCDHTVLHELDRYQRGVPEHLMKSITWQTLQAVNFCHKHNCIHRDVKPENILITKHSVIKLCDFGFARLLTGPGDYYTDYVATRWYRSPELLVGDTQYGPPVDVWAIGCVFAELLSGVPLWPGKSDVDQLYLIRKTLGDLIPRHQQVFSMNQYFSGVKIPDPEDMETLELKFPNISYPALDFLKGCLHMDPAERLTCEQLLQHPYFDSLREVGELTRQHDKSVRKTLRQSRKHLTGVKLVHCFTETSKLQYLPQLTSSSSLLPALDNKKYHCSTKKFNYHFPNI from the exons ATggagaaatatgaaaaaattggGAAGATTGGCGAAGGCTCCTACGGGGTGGTGTTCAAGTGCAGAAACAGAGACACGGGGCAGATCGTGGCcatcaagaggtttctggaaACTGAAGATGACCCTGTCATAAAGAAAATCGCCCTTCGAGAAATCCGCATGCTCAAG CAACTCAAGCATCCCAACCTCGTCAACCTCCTGGAGGTCTTCCGGAGGAAGCGGAGGCTCCACCTGGTGTTCGAGTATTGCGACCACACGGTGCTTCATGAGCTGGATAGATACCAGAGAGG ggtACCAGAACATCTCATGAAGAGCATAACTTGGCAGACACTGCAGGCTGTAAATTTCTGCCATAAACACAAC TGCATACACAGAGACGTAAAGCCAGAGAACATTCTCATCACGAAACACTCAGTCATTAAGCTCTGTGACTTTGGGTTTGCACGGCTTCTCA CTGGACCAGGTGACTACTACACAGACTATGTGGCCACCAGGTGGTACCGCTCACCTGAGCTGCTGGTGGGGGACACACAATATGGTCCCCCAGTAGATGTTTGGGCAATTGGCTGCGTCTTTGCTGAGCTGCTGTCCGGAGTGCCTCTGTGGCCAGGAAAATCAGATGTGGATCAGCTCTATCTGATAAGGAAAACCCTGG GGGATCTCATTCCCAGGCACCAGCAAGTATTTAGCATGAATCAGTACTTCAGTGGGGTGAAAATTCCAGACCCTGAAGACATG GAAACCCTTGAGTTGAAATTTCCAAACATCTCCTACCCTGCCCTGGACTTCTTAAAG ggcTGCCTCCACATGGACCCTGCTGAGAGGCTGACATGTGAACAGCTGTTGCAGCATCCATATTTTGACAGCCTTCGAGAAGTTGGCGAGTTGACAAGGCAACATGACAAGTCAGTGAGGAAGACCCTGAGACAGAGTCGGAAGCACCTGACCGGGGTAAAGCTGGTGCACTGCTTTACAGAAACATCCAAG TTGCAGTACCTACCTCAGCtaaccagcagcagcagcctcctccCAGCTTTGGACAATAAGAAGTACCACTGTAGTACCAAGAAATTTAACTACcattttccaaatatttaa
- the Cdkl1 gene encoding cyclin-dependent kinase-like 1 isoform X2, which produces MEKYEKIGKIGEGSYGVVFKCRNRDTGQIVAIKRFLETEDDPVIKKIALREIRMLKQLKHPNLVNLLEVFRRKRRLHLVFEYCDHTVLHELDRYQRGVPEHLMKSITWQTLQAVNFCHKHNCIHRDVKPENILITKHSVIKLCDFGFARLLTGPGDYYTDYVATRWYRSPELLVGDTQYGPPVDVWAIGCVFAELLSGVPLWPGKSDVDQLYLIRKTLGDLIPRHQQVFSMNQYFSGVKIPDPEDMETLELKFPNISYPALDFLKGCLHMDPAERLTCEQLLQHPYFDSLREVGELTRQHDKSVRKTLRQSRKHLTGLQYLPQLTSSSSLLPALDNKKYHCSTKKFNYHFPNI; this is translated from the exons ATggagaaatatgaaaaaattggGAAGATTGGCGAAGGCTCCTACGGGGTGGTGTTCAAGTGCAGAAACAGAGACACGGGGCAGATCGTGGCcatcaagaggtttctggaaACTGAAGATGACCCTGTCATAAAGAAAATCGCCCTTCGAGAAATCCGCATGCTCAAG CAACTCAAGCATCCCAACCTCGTCAACCTCCTGGAGGTCTTCCGGAGGAAGCGGAGGCTCCACCTGGTGTTCGAGTATTGCGACCACACGGTGCTTCATGAGCTGGATAGATACCAGAGAGG ggtACCAGAACATCTCATGAAGAGCATAACTTGGCAGACACTGCAGGCTGTAAATTTCTGCCATAAACACAAC TGCATACACAGAGACGTAAAGCCAGAGAACATTCTCATCACGAAACACTCAGTCATTAAGCTCTGTGACTTTGGGTTTGCACGGCTTCTCA CTGGACCAGGTGACTACTACACAGACTATGTGGCCACCAGGTGGTACCGCTCACCTGAGCTGCTGGTGGGGGACACACAATATGGTCCCCCAGTAGATGTTTGGGCAATTGGCTGCGTCTTTGCTGAGCTGCTGTCCGGAGTGCCTCTGTGGCCAGGAAAATCAGATGTGGATCAGCTCTATCTGATAAGGAAAACCCTGG GGGATCTCATTCCCAGGCACCAGCAAGTATTTAGCATGAATCAGTACTTCAGTGGGGTGAAAATTCCAGACCCTGAAGACATG GAAACCCTTGAGTTGAAATTTCCAAACATCTCCTACCCTGCCCTGGACTTCTTAAAG ggcTGCCTCCACATGGACCCTGCTGAGAGGCTGACATGTGAACAGCTGTTGCAGCATCCATATTTTGACAGCCTTCGAGAAGTTGGCGAGTTGACAAGGCAACATGACAAGTCAGTGAGGAAGACCCTGAGACAGAGTCGGAAGCACCTGACCGGG TTGCAGTACCTACCTCAGCtaaccagcagcagcagcctcctccCAGCTTTGGACAATAAGAAGTACCACTGTAGTACCAAGAAATTTAACTACcattttccaaatatttaa
- the Cdkl1 gene encoding cyclin-dependent kinase-like 1 isoform X3 — MEKYEKIGKIGEGSYGVVFKCRNRDTGQIVAIKRFLETEDDPVIKKIALREIRMLKCIHRDVKPENILITKHSVIKLCDFGFARLLTGPGDYYTDYVATRWYRSPELLVGDTQYGPPVDVWAIGCVFAELLSGVPLWPGKSDVDQLYLIRKTLGDLIPRHQQVFSMNQYFSGVKIPDPEDMETLELKFPNISYPALDFLKGCLHMDPAERLTCEQLLQHPYFDSLREVGELTRQHDKSVRKTLRQSRKHLTGVKLVHCFTETSKLQYLPQLTSSSSLLPALDNKKYHCSTKKFNYHFPNI; from the exons ATggagaaatatgaaaaaattggGAAGATTGGCGAAGGCTCCTACGGGGTGGTGTTCAAGTGCAGAAACAGAGACACGGGGCAGATCGTGGCcatcaagaggtttctggaaACTGAAGATGACCCTGTCATAAAGAAAATCGCCCTTCGAGAAATCCGCATGCTCAAG TGCATACACAGAGACGTAAAGCCAGAGAACATTCTCATCACGAAACACTCAGTCATTAAGCTCTGTGACTTTGGGTTTGCACGGCTTCTCA CTGGACCAGGTGACTACTACACAGACTATGTGGCCACCAGGTGGTACCGCTCACCTGAGCTGCTGGTGGGGGACACACAATATGGTCCCCCAGTAGATGTTTGGGCAATTGGCTGCGTCTTTGCTGAGCTGCTGTCCGGAGTGCCTCTGTGGCCAGGAAAATCAGATGTGGATCAGCTCTATCTGATAAGGAAAACCCTGG GGGATCTCATTCCCAGGCACCAGCAAGTATTTAGCATGAATCAGTACTTCAGTGGGGTGAAAATTCCAGACCCTGAAGACATG GAAACCCTTGAGTTGAAATTTCCAAACATCTCCTACCCTGCCCTGGACTTCTTAAAG ggcTGCCTCCACATGGACCCTGCTGAGAGGCTGACATGTGAACAGCTGTTGCAGCATCCATATTTTGACAGCCTTCGAGAAGTTGGCGAGTTGACAAGGCAACATGACAAGTCAGTGAGGAAGACCCTGAGACAGAGTCGGAAGCACCTGACCGGGGTAAAGCTGGTGCACTGCTTTACAGAAACATCCAAG TTGCAGTACCTACCTCAGCtaaccagcagcagcagcctcctccCAGCTTTGGACAATAAGAAGTACCACTGTAGTACCAAGAAATTTAACTACcattttccaaatatttaa